The Oreochromis niloticus isolate F11D_XX linkage group LG2, O_niloticus_UMD_NMBU, whole genome shotgun sequence genome includes a region encoding these proteins:
- the LOC100712576 gene encoding Down syndrome cell adhesion molecule-like protein 1 homolog isoform X2, with protein MIILASKHLAVYCNLLFCFLAGFVSAETVTVTVGTDAVLKCSYDANYYGRLSACWGKGTIPNRGCANEVLKTDGTSVISRLSERYLLMGNLGRGDVSLTIRQVEEQDSGVYGCRVEIPGWFNDQKRHVTLKVNAVPPNPLRIEAREVKERTVTIRWSLVFDGGRPITAYRIDIKNKQTPWETKKTTELHDSSLTHVTLVDLSPSKTYNLRVFAINSMGMSETSNVLTITTKEAAPEGPPLDMQLVALSSSSIKVTWKPPKAELRNGVLRGYNINYREYDAVAKQFKRWQYLNVAATREQETVTLVNLKPSTMYGVLIQAKTIAGVGPASNAPLCSTLDEIYATSATSATPSTSATSRTSTTPSSLSTSTTSTTPSPSATSRTSTTPSSLSTSTTSTTPSPSTISTTFYAATVWEQSTASISGVPPNPPVIELKKVDGNSFSLFWNIGSEGDSPITGYFLEYKAVNASWDYTKNAVDFGAHETEATIIEMNPSTYNVRMFAKNSQATSAASNVLTITTGEAGHQTDILITSMMPYTASPLKSPSPHLIGIFVAVGLLVVTGAILTTWQLRRLKQKKGTLSIWLGNGEVRYTDCESLHEL; from the exons GGTGGGAACAGATGCTGTTTTAAAATGCAGCTATGATGCAAACTATTACGGCAGGCTTTCCGCATGCTGGGGCAAGGGAACCATACCTAACAGGGGCTGTGCCAACGAGGTGCTAAAGACAGATGGGACGTCAGTGATCAGCAGGTTGTCAGAACGTTACCTGCTCATGGGCAATCTTGGCCGGGGTGATGTGTCTCTGACCATCAGGCAGGTCGAGGAGCAGGACTCTGGTGTGTATGGCTGTCGTGTGGAAATACCAGGCTGGTTCAATGACCAGAAACGTCATGTGACTCTGAAAGTGAATGCAG TTCCACCAAATCCACTGAGAATCGAGGCAAGAGAGGTGAAGGAAAGGACCGTCACTATTCGCTGGAGTCTTGTGTTTGATGGCGGCCGTCCCATTACAGCTTACAGGATtgatataaaaaacaaacaga CACCctgggaaacaaaaaaaaccaccgAGCTGCACGATTCTTCACTGACTCACGTGACTTTGGTGGATTTGAGTCCATCCAAGACCTACAACCTTCGCGTGTTCGCCATCAACAGCATGGGGATGAGTGAAACCAGCAACGTTCTCACTATCACTACAAAAGAAGCAG CACCAGAGGGCCCGCCCCTGGATATGCAGCTTGTGGCCCTCAGTTCCAGCAGCATCAAAGTAACCTGGAAG CCTCCGAAGGCTGAGCTAAGAAACGGCGTTCTGCGGGGTTACAACATTAACTACAGGGAGTATGACGCCGTGGCCAAACAGTTTAAACGGTGGCAGTATTTAAATGTGGCGGCCACGCGTGAACAAGAGACCGTCACTCTCGTTAACCTGAAGCCTTCTACCATGTACGGCGTGCTCATACAGGCCAAAACAATCGCCGGGGTCGGACCAGCTTCAAATGCACCTCTCTGCTCAACTTTGGATGAGA TTTATGCAACTTCAGCAACCTCAGCAACCCCATCAACTTCAGCAACTTCAAGAACTTCAACAACCCCATCCTCTTTATCAACCTCAACAACTTCAACAACCCCATCACCTTCAGCAACTTCAAGAACTTCAACAACCCCATCCTCTTTATCAACCTCAACAACTTCAACAACCCCATCACCTTCAACAATCTCAACAACTTTTTATGCCGCCACAGTTTGGGAGCAAAGCACTGCCAGTATCTCAGGAG TGCCCCCGAATCCCCCAGTGATTGAGTTAAAGAAGGTGGACGGCAATTCGTTTTCCCTTTTTTGGAATATTGGTTCCGAAGGTGACAGCCCCATCACCGGGTATTTCCTCGAGTACAAAGCAGTGAATG CTTCCTGGGATTACACAAAGAACGCTGTGGACTTTGGAGCCCATGAGACGGAGGCCACAATAATAGAGATGAATCCCTCGACATACAACGTCCGCATGTTTGCCAAGAACAGCCAGGCCACCAGTGCAGCCAGCAATGTCCTCACGATCACCACTGGGGAAGCAG GTCATCAAACGGACATACTCATTACCAGCATGATGCCTTATACT GCAAGCCCTTTGAAGAGTCCTAGTCCTCACCTGATAGGCATCTTTGTAGCTGTGGGCCTCTTGGTGGTAACAGGCGCCATATTAACCACGTGGCAGCTTCGCC gactaaaacagaaaaaaggcaCCCTAAGCAT CTGGCTGGGTAATGGAGAAGTACGCTACACAGACTGCGAGTCACTACACGAGCTGTAA
- the LOC100712576 gene encoding protein sidekick-1 isoform X1, with product MIILASKHLAVYCNLLFCFLAGFVSAETVTVTVGTDAVLKCSYDANYYGRLSACWGKGTIPNRGCANEVLKTDGTSVISRLSERYLLMGNLGRGDVSLTIRQVEEQDSGVYGCRVEIPGWFNDQKRHVTLKVNAVPPNPLRIEAREVKERTVTIRWSLVFDGGRPITAYRIDIKNKQTPWETKKTTELHDSSLTHVTLVDLSPSKTYNLRVFAINSMGMSETSNVLTITTKEAAPEGPPLDMQLVALSSSSIKVTWKPPKAELRNGVLRGYNINYREYDAVAKQFKRWQYLNVAATREQETVTLVNLKPSTMYGVLIQAKTIAGVGPASNAPLCSTLDEIPKTTTTVTTLPSSTAATMWIHFSSVYATSATSATPSTSATSRTSTTPSSLSTSTTSTTPSPSATSRTSTTPSSLSTSTTSTTPSPSTISTTFYAATVWEQSTASISGVPPNPPVIELKKVDGNSFSLFWNIGSEGDSPITGYFLEYKAVNASWDYTKNAVDFGAHETEATIIEMNPSTYNVRMFAKNSQATSAASNVLTITTGEAGHQTDILITSMMPYTASPLKSPSPHLIGIFVAVGLLVVTGAILTTWQLRRLKQKKGTLSIWLGNGEVRYTDCESLHEL from the exons GGTGGGAACAGATGCTGTTTTAAAATGCAGCTATGATGCAAACTATTACGGCAGGCTTTCCGCATGCTGGGGCAAGGGAACCATACCTAACAGGGGCTGTGCCAACGAGGTGCTAAAGACAGATGGGACGTCAGTGATCAGCAGGTTGTCAGAACGTTACCTGCTCATGGGCAATCTTGGCCGGGGTGATGTGTCTCTGACCATCAGGCAGGTCGAGGAGCAGGACTCTGGTGTGTATGGCTGTCGTGTGGAAATACCAGGCTGGTTCAATGACCAGAAACGTCATGTGACTCTGAAAGTGAATGCAG TTCCACCAAATCCACTGAGAATCGAGGCAAGAGAGGTGAAGGAAAGGACCGTCACTATTCGCTGGAGTCTTGTGTTTGATGGCGGCCGTCCCATTACAGCTTACAGGATtgatataaaaaacaaacaga CACCctgggaaacaaaaaaaaccaccgAGCTGCACGATTCTTCACTGACTCACGTGACTTTGGTGGATTTGAGTCCATCCAAGACCTACAACCTTCGCGTGTTCGCCATCAACAGCATGGGGATGAGTGAAACCAGCAACGTTCTCACTATCACTACAAAAGAAGCAG CACCAGAGGGCCCGCCCCTGGATATGCAGCTTGTGGCCCTCAGTTCCAGCAGCATCAAAGTAACCTGGAAG CCTCCGAAGGCTGAGCTAAGAAACGGCGTTCTGCGGGGTTACAACATTAACTACAGGGAGTATGACGCCGTGGCCAAACAGTTTAAACGGTGGCAGTATTTAAATGTGGCGGCCACGCGTGAACAAGAGACCGTCACTCTCGTTAACCTGAAGCCTTCTACCATGTACGGCGTGCTCATACAGGCCAAAACAATCGCCGGGGTCGGACCAGCTTCAAATGCACCTCTCTGCTCAACTTTGGATGAGA ttcctaaaacaacaacaacagtaactACTTTGCCTTCTTCCACTGCTGCCACAATGTGGATACATTTTTCCTCGG TTTATGCAACTTCAGCAACCTCAGCAACCCCATCAACTTCAGCAACTTCAAGAACTTCAACAACCCCATCCTCTTTATCAACCTCAACAACTTCAACAACCCCATCACCTTCAGCAACTTCAAGAACTTCAACAACCCCATCCTCTTTATCAACCTCAACAACTTCAACAACCCCATCACCTTCAACAATCTCAACAACTTTTTATGCCGCCACAGTTTGGGAGCAAAGCACTGCCAGTATCTCAGGAG TGCCCCCGAATCCCCCAGTGATTGAGTTAAAGAAGGTGGACGGCAATTCGTTTTCCCTTTTTTGGAATATTGGTTCCGAAGGTGACAGCCCCATCACCGGGTATTTCCTCGAGTACAAAGCAGTGAATG CTTCCTGGGATTACACAAAGAACGCTGTGGACTTTGGAGCCCATGAGACGGAGGCCACAATAATAGAGATGAATCCCTCGACATACAACGTCCGCATGTTTGCCAAGAACAGCCAGGCCACCAGTGCAGCCAGCAATGTCCTCACGATCACCACTGGGGAAGCAG GTCATCAAACGGACATACTCATTACCAGCATGATGCCTTATACT GCAAGCCCTTTGAAGAGTCCTAGTCCTCACCTGATAGGCATCTTTGTAGCTGTGGGCCTCTTGGTGGTAACAGGCGCCATATTAACCACGTGGCAGCTTCGCC gactaaaacagaaaaaaggcaCCCTAAGCAT CTGGCTGGGTAATGGAGAAGTACGCTACACAGACTGCGAGTCACTACACGAGCTGTAA
- the LOC100712576 gene encoding hepatitis A virus cellular receptor 1 isoform X3: MIILASKHLAVYCNLLFCFLAGFVSAETVTVTVGTDAVLKCSYDANYYGRLSACWGKGTIPNRGCANEVLKTDGTSVISRLSERYLLMGNLGRGDVSLTIRQVEEQDSGVYGCRVEIPGWFNDQKRHVTLKVNAVPPNPLRIEAREVKERTVTIRWSLVFDGGRPITAYRIDIKNKQTPWETKKTTELHDSSLTHVTLVDLSPSKTYNLRVFAINSMGMSETSNVLTITTKEAAPEGPPLDMQLVALSSSSIKVTWKPPKAELRNGVLRGYNINYREYDAVAKQFKRWQYLNVAATREQETVTLVNLKPSTMYGVLIQAKTIAGVGPASNAPLCSTLDETTSATPSTSATSRTSTTPSSLSTSTTSTTPSPSATSRTSTTPSSLSTSTTSTTPSPSTISTTFYAATVWEQSTASISGVPPNPPVIELKKVDGNSFSLFWNIGSEGDSPITGYFLEYKAVNASWDYTKNAVDFGAHETEATIIEMNPSTYNVRMFAKNSQATSAASNVLTITTGEAGHQTDILITSMMPYTASPLKSPSPHLIGIFVAVGLLVVTGAILTTWQLRRLKQKKGTLSIWLGNGEVRYTDCESLHEL, from the exons GGTGGGAACAGATGCTGTTTTAAAATGCAGCTATGATGCAAACTATTACGGCAGGCTTTCCGCATGCTGGGGCAAGGGAACCATACCTAACAGGGGCTGTGCCAACGAGGTGCTAAAGACAGATGGGACGTCAGTGATCAGCAGGTTGTCAGAACGTTACCTGCTCATGGGCAATCTTGGCCGGGGTGATGTGTCTCTGACCATCAGGCAGGTCGAGGAGCAGGACTCTGGTGTGTATGGCTGTCGTGTGGAAATACCAGGCTGGTTCAATGACCAGAAACGTCATGTGACTCTGAAAGTGAATGCAG TTCCACCAAATCCACTGAGAATCGAGGCAAGAGAGGTGAAGGAAAGGACCGTCACTATTCGCTGGAGTCTTGTGTTTGATGGCGGCCGTCCCATTACAGCTTACAGGATtgatataaaaaacaaacaga CACCctgggaaacaaaaaaaaccaccgAGCTGCACGATTCTTCACTGACTCACGTGACTTTGGTGGATTTGAGTCCATCCAAGACCTACAACCTTCGCGTGTTCGCCATCAACAGCATGGGGATGAGTGAAACCAGCAACGTTCTCACTATCACTACAAAAGAAGCAG CACCAGAGGGCCCGCCCCTGGATATGCAGCTTGTGGCCCTCAGTTCCAGCAGCATCAAAGTAACCTGGAAG CCTCCGAAGGCTGAGCTAAGAAACGGCGTTCTGCGGGGTTACAACATTAACTACAGGGAGTATGACGCCGTGGCCAAACAGTTTAAACGGTGGCAGTATTTAAATGTGGCGGCCACGCGTGAACAAGAGACCGTCACTCTCGTTAACCTGAAGCCTTCTACCATGTACGGCGTGCTCATACAGGCCAAAACAATCGCCGGGGTCGGACCAGCTTCAAATGCACCTCTCTGCTCAACTTTGGATGAGA CAACCTCAGCAACCCCATCAACTTCAGCAACTTCAAGAACTTCAACAACCCCATCCTCTTTATCAACCTCAACAACTTCAACAACCCCATCACCTTCAGCAACTTCAAGAACTTCAACAACCCCATCCTCTTTATCAACCTCAACAACTTCAACAACCCCATCACCTTCAACAATCTCAACAACTTTTTATGCCGCCACAGTTTGGGAGCAAAGCACTGCCAGTATCTCAGGAG TGCCCCCGAATCCCCCAGTGATTGAGTTAAAGAAGGTGGACGGCAATTCGTTTTCCCTTTTTTGGAATATTGGTTCCGAAGGTGACAGCCCCATCACCGGGTATTTCCTCGAGTACAAAGCAGTGAATG CTTCCTGGGATTACACAAAGAACGCTGTGGACTTTGGAGCCCATGAGACGGAGGCCACAATAATAGAGATGAATCCCTCGACATACAACGTCCGCATGTTTGCCAAGAACAGCCAGGCCACCAGTGCAGCCAGCAATGTCCTCACGATCACCACTGGGGAAGCAG GTCATCAAACGGACATACTCATTACCAGCATGATGCCTTATACT GCAAGCCCTTTGAAGAGTCCTAGTCCTCACCTGATAGGCATCTTTGTAGCTGTGGGCCTCTTGGTGGTAACAGGCGCCATATTAACCACGTGGCAGCTTCGCC gactaaaacagaaaaaaggcaCCCTAAGCAT CTGGCTGGGTAATGGAGAAGTACGCTACACAGACTGCGAGTCACTACACGAGCTGTAA